The following DNA comes from Teredinibacter haidensis.
GGCCGACAAAAAATTGTATGAAGCGAAAAATCGAGGTAGAAACAAGGTTATCTGTGATGTTAGCGATGTGGAGAATAGCTCAGAAGCTTGCGTTAACTGATTTCAGCCAGTTTTTAAGGCTCGTTTGATCAGCCACCTTAAGGATGTATCCATCGAGCCTGCAGGCTAAGCTCCACGGTCCCTTGCTTGCAAAGCTGATATTACCACCCAGGGGCGTTCCACCTGCTAAAACTTTAACTTGTTAATGATGCTCTCGGTAACTAAATGCCGAGACTATCCAAATTATTCATTGTGTTGGGTTTCCGGGGGGCGGAACAATCTATCGAATTTATCGGCACATAAATAATGGACCTATGAGCCATCAATAATTTTTCGTTGTTGCTCGTGGCGGTCATTGAGTTTTCGCTGAACGTCTCGGGCGTCGTCGAGAAGCTTTTTCACACCTTCGGCATTGTACGGGCTGCTGATTACCGGCTGGTTGGATATCGGTGCGTCCGAAACTGTTGGGGTAGTGCTTCCCGGCTTCAAACCCTGAACCATATTGGTATCGGGGTCGACCACCATTTTCTCGGCTTGATCTTGCATGTGGGCCGGTGCTTCGGAGCCATAGTGAACCACGCCGTTTTCATCTGTCCATTTATAGGCGGTGTCTTTCGCCGAAGGGAATTTGGGCTTTAAGCCTGAGAGCGACGGTGTACTGATTTCAGCATCCATCAAGCCAAAGGGTGCTTTTCCCGTCATCAGATAGAACATGTAGTTCGATACGCCAACCACTATCAACAGTGTCATAACAAGCTTTATAAGTAACTTTGCTGCCATTTCCCTTTCCAGCCTTCTTTGTGTGTCTTGTCGGCATTGTAGGATAAACGGAGCATTGACGAAATCCCGTTGCAAAATTCGACAGATTGCCCTATTTTCCGCTCCATGAATAATACATTCCGCACCTCCCAGTTGGCTGAGGCCCTGGGGCATACTCTTATCGACCGCAAGCTACGTGTAGCAACCGCTGAATCCTGCACCGGGGGAGGCGTGGCTCAGGCCATTACCGCTATTGACGGTAGCTCTCAATGGTTTGAACTGGGCCTGGTAACTTATAGCAATTCAATGAAAGAGCGCCTGCTGGGCGTGAGCCCAGCACTGCTGGAAGCACATGGTGCGGTGAGTGAAGCGGTTGTGGCATCGATGGTCGTGGGCGCGATTAAAGCGTCGGATGCAGACATCGCTGTAGCCATCAGTGGTATTGCCGGGCCCACGGGCGCCGTTGAAGGTAAGCCGGTAGGGACCGTATGTATTGCATGGGGTAGCCGTGATTGTATCGCTACATCAACAGAGCATTTCAACGGTGATCGCGCGCAGGTGCGGGAGCAGTCCGTGATAAGCGCACTGGAACATCTCATTTCAATACTCCAGAATAAAAACACTGTATAAGTATATATTACTGTTTGCGCGTACAGTGTTTTTGCCGTATGCTGCACTCGTACTTTGGCAAGAGACATAGCTCTCTGCGGCAATAAATGAACAACAGCTGGCCGGATTCAGCTACAGAATGGCATAGAAAGGGGTGATTAATGGACGCGAATAAAGAGAAAGCATTACAGGCCGCGCTAACGCAAATTGACCGACAGTTCGGTAAAGGCACCGTTATGCGTATGGGTGACAAAGAGCTGGTAAAAATACCTGCAATATCTACGGGCTCGCTCGGGCTGGATGTGGCACTAGGTATCGGTGGTTTGCCAAAAGGGCGAATTGTTGAAATCTACGGCCCTGAATCTTCTGGTAAAACCACGCTTACCTTGCAGGTTATTGCCGAAGCGCAGAAAGCCGGTGGAACCTGTGCGTTCATTGATGCGGAGCATGCGCTAGACCCTATCTATGCGGGTAAATTAGGCGTGAATGTGGATGATCTGATTGTCTCTCAGCCAGATACGGGCGAGCAGGCGTTGGAAGTTGCCGATATGCTGGTGCGTTCCGGTGCGATTGATGTTCTGGTTGTGGATTCTGTCGCTGCACTTACCCCAAAAGCGGAAATTGAAGGTGATATGGGTGACCACCACGTAGGCTTGCAAGCACGCTTAATGTCCCAAGCCCTGCGTAAAATTACCGGCAATATCAAAAATGCTAACTGTCTGGCTATTTTTATTAACCAGATCCGTATGAAAATTGGTGTAATGTTTGGCAACCCATTATCTACTATTGAAAAATTGTACACACCTACTAAATCCCTTGCTACTATTGGCCTTCAGTCCGCAAATGACGGTCTGTACAGTTCTCACCTAGCTTCAGCAGCCTAAATTTAGCCAAAGCGTTGTAGTGAGTTGTTTAAAAAATACTTTAATTTTTGGTAGGAAATAATTATGGATGCGAATAAAGAAAAAGCTTTGCAGGCTGCATTAGCTCAAATTGATCGGCAGTTTGGTAAAGGAACTGCGATGAAATTAGGTGATAAGCCTATTGAAAGAATACCTTCGGTTTCAACAGGTAGTTTGCCACTGGATATTGCCTTGGGTATAGGTGGGTTGCCTTATGGGCGTATTGTAGAGATATACGGGCCGGAATCATCTGGTAAAACAACTTTAACGCTAAGCACTATTGCGCAGGCACAAAAAAGTGGTAAGACGTGTGCATTTATTGATGCGGAGCATGCGCTTGATCCTGGTTATGCACAAAACCTTGGGGTGAATACAGACGACCTTATTGTTTCTCAACCTGATACTGGTGAACAGGCGCTTGAAGTGACTGATATGCTTGTTCGTTCTGGTGCAGTTGACCTTGTAATTATTGACTCTGTTGCAGCTCTTACGCCGAAAGCTGAAATTGAAGGTGAGATGGGCGATCATCATGTTGGCCTTCAAGCGCGTTTAATGTCGCAAGCTTTACGAAAGCTCACAGCAAATATTAAAAACGCAAATTGTTTGGTTATTTTTATCAACCAGATCCGAATGAAGATTGGAGTTATGTTCGGGAATCCAGAGACTACATCTGGCGGCAATAGTTTAAAATTTTATGCATCTGTACGCTTGGATATTCGTCGCATAGGCTCTGTTAAAGAAGGTGACGAAGTTGTTGGAAGTGAAACTCGTATCAAGGTTGTTAAAAATAAAGTAGCCCCGCCATTTAAGCAATGTGAAACTCAAATTTTATATGGTCAAGGCTTTAATTATTTTGGCGAATTAATTGATTTGGGTGTAAAAGTTGGATTGATTGATAAAGCCGGTGCTTGGTACTCCTACAAAGGCGATAAAATAGGTCAAGGTAAAAAGAACGCAGCGGTGTTTCTAGAAGAGCATCCGGAAGCTGTTGAAGAGTTGGATAAGGCGATTCGAGGGGAATTTTTGCAAGTGCCTAGTTCAGTGTCGCCCGATGTTGAAGAAATAGAAAGTTAAATTCGGCTCGTAATGAGCTCGATTCTTTTAAAGCACCCCGAGAAAGATGTTGATCTTGGGGTATTCCTCCCATTTATTAGTAGGCCTTTTCTTACTGCTGTACAAAAAAGTTGTAGTGACGCAGCTAAGTATTCACTGGATCATTTTAACTCTATTTGGGCCTCAATTAAGTTGCTTTTTAAAGAACTTAATGAGCTTGCTGTTGGGTTGTTGGGTGAAATAAATAGTGGCGTTGCTACTTTTGGGGAGAAAATTTCATGGATGAAATTTATTGCATTGGTTCGTTGTCGGTTGGAACGGCGAAAGATTACATCTTATGCTAAGAACTCCTATATCTCTGGTATAAATTACACCCTTAATCGTCTCCAGTATTATGGGTATATCCCTAGGTTCGATGTTCTGTCGACATTTAAGCCAGAGAAAAAAGTTTCAAAATCTCTCCTTGAGTTCACTTTTGATGACAAAGAAATCTTTAGTGAAATTGTTGCGGGTGATGACGCTGCTGCAATTGAAAGGGTTATGCATTCATTGGCCGCAGAGATGAATGGAGAGGTTTATGAAAATATTGCAGATCAGTGTGCTTACCTCTTAAAAAAAAGACTGGCATTAATTCGTTCAGAAGCAGAGATGCAGTTCTCAAGATATGCTGTATTGAGGAAGTCGGGATTAGTTGCTATACGAAAATATCGCTCATTATTGCCAATAATAGATCGTTGGATCGAGTGGCGGCGCTCAAAGTCGACTGGCTCGATAAATCCTTACAACGATGAAATAAAGAAATTGTCAAATGAGCAGTGGTGGGGTGTATATCTCGCATGGTGCTGGTATAGAAATGGCGGTGTAGAGCCAAAGTGCAGCGTTTTGCCAACGCGTATTTATAACATGCTCCGAAAACAGTTTTTGAGTAGAAAGGATGCTAGGGCCGATGTGTCTACTGCTGAAGCGATTGGATGTAGTATGGGGTTTATCGCTTCCGCGAGTATTCTTTTAGTGCATGATCTTGTTGCAAATGTTGACTCGATCCGAAATATACTTGTGGATGCTGATTACATCACAGACTATGGCGTTGTTGATATTGAATGGGTTAAGCCACGGGCTAGAGGGTTTCTCACAGCTATCGACGAAGGCGAACAGAAGTACTCTCCATCAAAAGTAATCAGGACTATTAGGAAAGCAACTCGTTGTTACAGAAAAACGGCAACTGATCAGCACAAGGGAAAGCTGTTTTTACATCATCATTCGGCTAAGGGATCTTCTAAAAAGAACAGTCATCAGAAACATATTACTCCTATGGTACCTACTTCGAGTACTTTGCTTACGCATATAAAAAAAGTAATTAAGAGTGCGTCCGGGGGAGAATGGGGCGGGACCGCGCGATCAATTCGAGTAAGCTTATTGCTATATAAGGGGTTGACGGGCGGGTTGATTGCTGTTCAGCAAGCTGCTCAACACAATAGTCTACGGACTTCAATGTTGTATGCTAATTCAATTCCTATGCGCATGTCTTTCGATCAAAAAATGCGAGAGTTTAGAGAGTGGTTACAAGTTCTAGTCACTATTGATATCGAAAATGTGGCGATAAAGATTGGTCTAGATGAGGATAAGTATCGACAAGATAAAGAAAAAATAATTGCGTCCCAATTTGGTGGGGTTTATTGTCGTGATCCTATGGCGGGTGTGCAGCCAGGAACAAAAAAAGGCGAAGTTTGTTGGGCAATTAGTCAATGCATGACGTGTAATAATAAGAGAAATATATTTGTCGTCACAGAGGAGAATGTGGTTCACCTTTTACAGTGGAATGAGGCGTTAAAAAGTGCCAGTAGAGCAGGATATATAAATGTGATGAAAGAAGCCCCGTGGGCATTCTGGTGCGTGTTTATTGAGTCTGTTCTCGAGAAAATGTTTCAATCCGGAGAAAAATATAAAGCGATTTTGCACAGTAGCCAACGTAAGTTGTCTGAAATTGATAACCCCTATCTTAAAATTGATTTTCGTCTTATATGAATAATGTTTCTGTACTTCATCAGGTTTTAAATGGGGAGGCTGATACCAGTAAACTGGCAAAGGGAAACTATGATTGGCTGCTGTCAGAGTATCGAGAACCGATATGGAAGATCCAGGACCCTGGGAACTTATCGAGTCCTATTGTAGGTACAATTAATTTTGATGGTCCTTTGATTGGTGGTGGGAGACTAATTGATATTGAAGGGTTGGTTGATGATTTAAAGCTTTCTTTGGTGTTTGCTGTAGAATTTTCTGCTTTCAAAGATCAAGTAAAAATACGTAGCTGCTCTGCAATGAGAAATCATGTTTATATTTTGAAGCGGGTGTTTAACGAAATCTACGACATGCAAGGGTGTCGTTGGGATCGTTGGTTGGAAAAGGATCGTCAGGTTTTGGTTGAGCGGTTGAAATATAAGCCTTCCGTTTCGCAAAATTATCTACCTAGGTTGACAATGTATATTGAAAATGTCGGCATTGAAAATCTTCCTGTTCGTAAATATAAGGGGAGCGTCAAAATAAATTATGATGCCGTATTTGGAGAGATCGGCATAGATTACTACCAATTGCGAGGCGATCTTGAAATTCAAAAATATTTGGATGAAGTGTACGTACGGTACAACAAGCAATCAATATCAACTAAATTGAAGCGAGGTGAAAGAGCTCTTCAGATGAATTCTTCCGGAACGACTTTGAGCCGTGATCGTTACGAAGATGTTCTTAGGGCTGTTAAATTGTATCAGGCGCAAACCTCATTGATGCCCGATCAATATGTAAACGCTAGCAGATTAAATCTCGTTTATGATGCGTCATCAACACTTCGCAGTTCAAATTTAAAGCCTTCTAATCCATCCAGAACGCGAAATATTCCCGTGCCTGTATTTCTTCATCTTGTCGATGCCTCGATACGATATATTCTAGACTATGCAGATACGCTATTTGAAATCGAGGACAAACTCGCCCTCGAGCATAAAAAATTAACTTTGCAAACTAACAGCTATGAAGCAGGGAAAATTGTTAATGCTTATGCCCGCGAGCTAGGGGAAGTAAAAGAAGGTAGGTATTCCCCTTTCCCGTTAGCAGCCTATAAGCATTTTCAGATTCGAGAGAAAAATATTTCTGATGAAGATCTAAGTATCTTTCATGATATGGTTAATTCTGGGCTTGGTCGTGCTGAAATTAGAAAAATATTGGGATTGTCCAAAGGACAGTATGATTATCGTAGTAAGGTTATACGTAATATTCAGCCTTATGGAAAGAATTTACCGCATAAAGGTATCTCCCTGCAGAAAGCCCTTTATCAGTTTTTGCCGCTTAGCTGCTTAATTGTAATATTTGCTTTCTCTGCGCGACGTGAATCGGAGGTATTTGGTATGAGGGAAAACTGCTACCAAAAATTCCAAGATGGCTGGAG
Coding sequences within:
- a CDS encoding DUF4124 domain-containing protein, with translation MAAKLLIKLVMTLLIVVGVSNYMFYLMTGKAPFGLMDAEISTPSLSGLKPKFPSAKDTAYKWTDENGVVHYGSEAPAHMQDQAEKMVVDPDTNMVQGLKPGSTTPTVSDAPISNQPVISSPYNAEGVKKLLDDARDVQRKLNDRHEQQRKIIDGS
- the recA gene encoding recombinase RecA; the protein is MDANKEKALQAALAQIDRQFGKGTAMKLGDKPIERIPSVSTGSLPLDIALGIGGLPYGRIVEIYGPESSGKTTLTLSTIAQAQKSGKTCAFIDAEHALDPGYAQNLGVNTDDLIVSQPDTGEQALEVTDMLVRSGAVDLVIIDSVAALTPKAEIEGEMGDHHVGLQARLMSQALRKLTANIKNANCLVIFINQIRMKIGVMFGNPETTSGGNSLKFYASVRLDIRRIGSVKEGDEVVGSETRIKVVKNKVAPPFKQCETQILYGQGFNYFGELIDLGVKVGLIDKAGAWYSYKGDKIGQGKKNAAVFLEEHPEAVEELDKAIRGEFLQVPSSVSPDVEEIES
- a CDS encoding CinA family protein; amino-acid sequence: MNNTFRTSQLAEALGHTLIDRKLRVATAESCTGGGVAQAITAIDGSSQWFELGLVTYSNSMKERLLGVSPALLEAHGAVSEAVVASMVVGAIKASDADIAVAISGIAGPTGAVEGKPVGTVCIAWGSRDCIATSTEHFNGDRAQVREQSVISALEHLISILQNKNTV